A stretch of the Hydra vulgaris chromosome 09, alternate assembly HydraT2T_AEP genome encodes the following:
- the LOC100198538 gene encoding uncharacterized protein LOC100198538 isoform X2: MKEVTIPVIPPFRRKSSEISVPETSSSEKNGKKIQDRLLLKLNIKPHKNRKEHISRPITLSPNIQPSFEYSPQQEQPPPLPSVDRLKSIVKRHSAPDISLNNRNLSPLGNRIQVNEIPEELIYYELDKLDCANNEINFKGTVDKDSHSYRELGGFLKTGGSKFSNDKLGNKFGNNKFSNYIGDDKTNIFFDTTQAKLMIEIQERLKKRNFLKADEETNAYEIKNLTTDLPTDLATDSFDESSDYYSIPIDEIQKLKVSNDVAIEELYATVNKKKNVKTFENDITIEEHNPTVNKKNLSSTENNPAIEGLYATVNKKTINKSLDIDYKDSSDFTISESTWL; the protein is encoded by the exons ATGAAAGAAGTTACAATACCCGTGATACCTCCATTCAGAAGAAAGAGCTCTGAAATAAGCGTTCCCGAAACCTCTTCGTccgaaaaaaatggaaaaaaaattcaggATAGACTATTATTAAAGCTAAATATTAAACCGCACAAAAATCGCAAAGAACATATCAGCAGACCTATCACATTATCTCCGAACATTCAACCATCATTTGAATATTCACCTCAGCAAGAACAACCACCACCTTTACCTTCAGTAGACAGACTTAAGAGTATTGTTAAACGTCATTCAGCACCCGATATTAGTCTTAATAATAGAAATTTGAGCCCTTTAG GTAATCGCATTCAAGTGAATGAAATTCCTGAGGAACTCATTTATTATGAGCTAGACAAGTTAGATTGTGCAAATAATGAGATTAATTTCAAAGGTACAGTTGATAAAGATTCCCATAGCTACAGAGAGTTAGGAGGCTTTTTAAAAACCGGTGGTAGTAAATTCTCAAATGACAAATTGGGCAATAAATTtggtaataataaattttcaaattacattGGGGAcgataaaacaaacattttctttGATACAACTCAAGCAAAGCTTATGATTGAAATACAAGAACGATTGAAAAAACGAAATTTCTTGAAAGCTGACGAAGAAACTAACgcatatgaaataaaaaacttaacgACAGATCTACCGACAGACTTAGCGACAGATAGCTTTGATGAAAGTTCTGATTACTATAGTATTCCGATTGACgaaattcaaaagttaaaagtttctAATGATGTTGCAATTGAAGAGCTCTATGCAACTgtcaacaaaaagaaaaacgtAAAAACCTTTGAAAATGACATCACAATTGAAGAGCACAATCCTActgtcaacaaaaaaaacttaagttctaCTGAAAATAATCCTGCAATTGAGGGACTCTATGCAACCGTGAACAAAAAAACCATTAACAAATCTCTTGATATAGACTACAAGGATTCATCAGATTTTACGATCAGCGAATCTACGTGGTTGTAG